The following proteins come from a genomic window of Nostoc sp. TCL26-01:
- the gor gene encoding glutathione-disulfide reductase produces MTYDFDLFVIGAGSGGIASARRAAEYGAKVGIAEFDRLGGTCVNRGCVPKKLMVYASHFPDLFEESQGYGWSPVKSSLDWEKMITAVNNEVTRLNGIYQGMLDKSQVELLQGYGKFIDSHTIVVGDRQITADKILIAVGGHPIRPNILGIEYAITSDDIFHLQKQPQRLVILGGGYIGAEFACILHGMGTEVTQIIRGDMILRGFDDDLRSQIQEAMINHGIRVLNKIQMIAIEKDGAGVKVTVRGDEGTEETVIADAVSLAAVGRKPNTHNLGLENTKVKLHDGAIVVDKYSRTAEENIYAVGDCTNKINLTPVAINEGRAFADTVFGGKSRIMSYENVPTAIFTTPEAATVGLTETEAREKYGDAVKIYRSRFRPMYYTLAGKDEKTMMKLVVDQKTDKVLGAHMVGTNAAEIIQGIAIAIKMGATKANFDATVGIHPSSAEEFVTMR; encoded by the coding sequence ATGACCTACGATTTTGACCTATTTGTAATTGGTGCAGGTTCAGGTGGAATTGCATCCGCAAGACGCGCAGCCGAATATGGAGCTAAAGTAGGGATTGCGGAATTCGACCGACTGGGTGGTACTTGTGTGAACCGTGGCTGTGTACCGAAAAAGCTGATGGTTTACGCTTCCCATTTTCCCGATTTGTTTGAGGAATCTCAAGGATATGGCTGGAGTCCAGTCAAGAGTTCTTTGGATTGGGAAAAAATGATTACGGCGGTGAATAATGAAGTGACTCGCTTAAATGGGATTTATCAAGGGATGTTGGATAAATCTCAAGTAGAACTTTTACAGGGATACGGGAAGTTTATTGACTCGCATACAATTGTCGTGGGCGATCGCCAAATCACCGCCGACAAAATTCTCATCGCTGTGGGTGGACATCCCATTAGACCGAATATTTTGGGAATTGAATACGCCATTACCTCTGATGATATTTTTCATCTGCAAAAACAACCCCAGCGCCTAGTGATTTTGGGGGGAGGTTACATTGGTGCAGAATTTGCCTGTATTTTACATGGGATGGGGACTGAAGTCACTCAGATAATTCGGGGTGATATGATTTTGCGTGGTTTCGATGATGATTTGCGATCGCAAATTCAAGAGGCGATGATTAACCACGGTATCCGCGTTCTTAACAAAATTCAGATGATTGCCATTGAGAAAGATGGCGCAGGTGTGAAGGTGACAGTTAGAGGAGACGAAGGTACGGAAGAAACCGTCATTGCCGATGCTGTCAGTTTAGCGGCTGTTGGTCGTAAACCGAATACACATAACTTGGGTTTAGAAAATACTAAAGTTAAGCTACATGATGGGGCGATCGTTGTTGATAAGTACAGTCGCACGGCGGAGGAGAATATCTATGCAGTAGGAGACTGTACTAACAAAATTAACCTCACCCCAGTAGCGATTAACGAAGGTCGAGCATTTGCTGATACTGTGTTTGGTGGTAAGTCGCGGATTATGAGTTACGAGAATGTCCCCACCGCTATTTTCACCACTCCAGAAGCAGCCACCGTAGGACTGACGGAAACAGAAGCCAGAGAAAAATATGGTGATGCGGTGAAAATTTATCGCAGTCGCTTTCGACCAATGTATTACACCCTAGCTGGTAAAGATGAAAAAACCATGATGAAGCTAGTAGTGGATCAAAAGACTGATAAAGTACTAGGCGCGCACATGGTCGGGACAAATGCCGCCGAGATTATTCAAGGAATTGCGATCGCTATTAAAATGGGTGCAACCAAAGCTAATTTTGATGCGACTGTAGGTATTCATCCTAGTTCTGCGGAAGAGTTTGTGACTATGCGGTAA
- a CDS encoding peroxiredoxin — protein MTVITKVPNVVFKTRVRDESIPGPNPYRWQDLTTQEIFGGKRVVVFSLPGAFTPTCSTSHLPRYEELYSEFKALGIDQVICISVNDAFVMFQWGKQQGAQNVFLLPDGNGEFTRKMGMLVDKSNLGFGLRSWRYSMVVNDGNIEKFFIEPGFEDVCATDPFEVSDADTMLAYLKQAKTPVGV, from the coding sequence ATGACTGTAATTACCAAAGTTCCTAACGTTGTCTTCAAAACCCGTGTTCGTGATGAGTCTATTCCTGGGCCAAATCCTTATCGCTGGCAAGATTTAACTACTCAAGAAATTTTTGGTGGTAAGCGTGTGGTGGTGTTTTCCCTACCTGGAGCCTTTACTCCCACCTGTTCCACCTCCCACCTACCCCGTTATGAAGAACTCTATTCAGAGTTCAAAGCATTAGGAATTGATCAAGTAATATGTATATCTGTCAATGATGCCTTCGTCATGTTCCAGTGGGGTAAGCAACAAGGCGCTCAAAACGTTTTCTTACTTCCCGACGGCAATGGTGAATTTACTCGTAAGATGGGGATGTTAGTTGATAAATCCAACCTGGGCTTTGGTCTGCGCTCTTGGCGCTACTCAATGGTAGTCAACGACGGTAACATTGAAAAGTTCTTCATTGAACCAGGTTTTGAAGATGTCTGTGCTACTGATCCGTTTGAAGTTTCAGATGCAGACACCATGCTAGCTTACCTCAAACAAGCCAAAACTCCCGTCGGCGTTTAG